Proteins found in one Nostoc sp. NIES-3756 genomic segment:
- a CDS encoding polysaccharide deacetylase family protein, whose amino-acid sequence MSNNHPKIDKFFGVMAIATFLVASSITIGTFLAFRKNQTAIATQDLPASNQVKPPAKPPSQSSAKLNNLNFTVPVQYQGKTVYQAQIDSHKKANTYAGRKVIALTFDDGPWQKTTPEILDILKQNQIKATFFWVGQAIQANPNLAKQVVAEGHAIGNHTWHHWYRRMDAATAKNEIERTSELIYKTTGVKTQLFRPPGGVLNNGLASYAKSQKQAVVMWSLTSADTDPRAKPEVFVKNVVKGAKPGYVVLMHDGGGDRQRTVKALPKIISGLKQQGYEFVTVPELLEMSL is encoded by the coding sequence ATGTCCAACAACCACCCTAAGATAGATAAATTTTTTGGTGTAATGGCGATCGCTACTTTTTTAGTAGCTAGTTCTATTACCATAGGAACATTTTTGGCGTTCCGCAAAAACCAAACGGCAATAGCCACACAAGATTTACCTGCAAGTAATCAAGTAAAGCCACCAGCTAAACCACCTTCACAGTCATCAGCTAAACTAAATAACCTAAACTTTACCGTGCCAGTCCAGTATCAAGGCAAGACAGTTTATCAGGCACAGATTGATAGTCATAAAAAAGCGAACACCTACGCTGGGCGGAAAGTCATTGCCCTAACTTTTGATGATGGGCCTTGGCAGAAAACCACCCCAGAAATCTTAGATATTCTTAAACAAAATCAAATCAAAGCGACATTCTTTTGGGTAGGACAAGCCATACAAGCCAACCCCAACCTTGCCAAACAAGTTGTAGCCGAAGGTCACGCTATTGGTAATCACACTTGGCATCATTGGTATAGGCGCATGGATGCAGCCACAGCTAAAAATGAAATTGAGCGCACATCTGAGCTAATTTACAAAACTACAGGTGTGAAAACCCAATTATTTCGACCCCCTGGAGGAGTTCTCAATAATGGTTTAGCCAGTTATGCCAAAAGCCAGAAACAAGCTGTGGTGATGTGGTCTTTAACTTCGGCTGATACTGATCCCCGTGCCAAACCTGAAGTCTTTGTCAAAAATGTAGTCAAAGGCGCAAAGCCTGGTTATGTAGTATTAATGCACGATGGTGGAGGCGATCGCCAAAGAACGGTAAAAGCCTTACCAAAAATTATTAGTGGATTAAAACAGCAAGGTTACGAGTTTGTTACAGTTCCCGAATTACTAGAAATGAGCCTGTAA
- a CDS encoding SDR family oxidoreductase — protein MFLNGKCALITGGSRGIGRATALKLAANGVKVAVQYYKNDEAAKDTLSQVQQLGADGFIVQADVLEPQDINRMFSQVKDKFGNLDIFVNGARPDVSTFYHSPLKMTLDHWRAAMDSQAQAFLLGTQQAASIMRDGGRIIAITYSPSGRTGSWQPWVAMGTAKAALESLCRYFAVALGSRGITVNGISPGVVFGEPNSLEGGVLRSLPAAAQAATQNWHESGWTPMKRVGTPEDVANAVLLLCMKEASFITGQIIHVDGGASIMDSMCPLEIQQGQD, from the coding sequence ATGTTCCTTAACGGTAAATGTGCATTAATTACTGGAGGCTCGCGCGGTATTGGTAGAGCTACTGCCTTAAAATTAGCTGCAAATGGTGTGAAAGTAGCTGTTCAGTATTATAAAAATGATGAGGCGGCAAAGGATACTCTATCACAAGTACAACAACTGGGTGCAGATGGTTTTATCGTGCAAGCCGATGTTTTAGAGCCTCAAGATATTAATCGCATGTTTAGTCAGGTTAAGGATAAGTTTGGCAACTTAGATATTTTTGTCAATGGTGCTAGACCAGACGTATCCACTTTTTATCATTCTCCATTGAAGATGACATTAGACCACTGGCGGGCAGCTATGGATTCTCAAGCTCAGGCGTTTCTGCTGGGAACCCAACAAGCCGCCAGTATAATGCGAGATGGAGGAAGAATTATCGCCATTACTTATTCACCCAGTGGGCGTACTGGCAGTTGGCAGCCTTGGGTAGCAATGGGAACAGCTAAAGCTGCGCTAGAATCACTTTGCCGCTATTTTGCCGTTGCCCTTGGTTCCCGTGGTATTACTGTCAATGGCATTAGCCCTGGAGTGGTTTTTGGTGAACCAAATTCCCTGGAAGGTGGTGTCTTACGTTCTTTACCAGCAGCCGCACAAGCAGCAACTCAAAACTGGCATGAGAGTGGCTGGACACCCATGAAACGGGTAGGAACTCCAGAAGATGTTGCTAACGCAGTCTTACTCTTGTGTATGAAGGAAGCAAGCTTTATTACAGGTCAGATAATTCATGTGGATGGCGGCGCATCTATCATGGACTCGATGTGTCCTCTGGAAATTCAGCAGGGTCAGGACTAA
- a CDS encoding site-2 protease family protein codes for MQTNWKIGSLFGIPLFLDPLWFVILGLATLNFGVAYQEWGSVTAWSAGLIMALLLFGSVLLHELGHSLAARSQGIKVNSITLFLFGGIAAIEEESKTPGKAFQVAIAGPLVSIGLFLLLRIASSVIPDTSPVSMMVDDLARINLVVALFNLIPGLPLDGGQVLKAALWKITGDRFQAVHWAAKAGQILGYSAIALGFAVDFFTRELVTGLWIALLGWFAVRNANTYDRVTTLQETLLKVTAADAMTRDFRVIDADQTLRSFADTYLLAATPEVYFAASDGRYRGMVAIEDLRLVERSVWETQTLHSIAHPLTEIPSVTESTAIAEVIKKLENEQLPRITVLTPAGAVAGIIDRGDIVKALAQKLDLQVTDAEIKRIKEEGNYPPGLQLGVIAKSID; via the coding sequence ATGCAAACAAATTGGAAAATCGGGTCTTTATTTGGCATCCCTCTATTTTTAGACCCTTTGTGGTTTGTAATTTTGGGTTTAGCAACATTGAATTTTGGCGTGGCTTACCAAGAATGGGGGTCTGTGACAGCCTGGAGTGCTGGCCTAATTATGGCGTTGCTGCTATTTGGTTCGGTATTACTGCACGAATTAGGTCATAGTTTAGCAGCGCGATCGCAAGGAATTAAAGTTAACTCTATTACTCTATTTCTATTTGGTGGTATTGCTGCCATCGAAGAAGAATCGAAAACTCCAGGTAAAGCTTTTCAAGTAGCTATTGCTGGGCCTTTGGTCAGTATCGGTTTATTTCTGTTACTGAGAATAGCAAGTAGTGTCATTCCAGATACCAGCCCAGTCAGTATGATGGTAGATGATTTAGCACGCATTAACTTAGTGGTAGCCCTATTTAACTTGATTCCTGGTTTACCTTTAGATGGGGGTCAAGTTTTGAAAGCTGCACTCTGGAAAATTACTGGGGATCGCTTTCAAGCAGTACATTGGGCAGCCAAAGCGGGACAAATTTTAGGTTATAGTGCGATCGCTCTAGGCTTTGCTGTAGATTTCTTTACTAGAGAGTTAGTTACAGGCTTGTGGATAGCCTTGTTAGGTTGGTTTGCCGTTCGTAACGCCAATACCTACGACCGTGTAACCACATTACAAGAAACCTTACTCAAAGTTACAGCCGCCGATGCTATGACTCGTGATTTTCGTGTCATTGATGCCGACCAAACTCTACGTTCTTTTGCTGATACCTACTTATTAGCAGCTACCCCAGAAGTTTATTTTGCTGCTTCCGATGGACGTTATCGCGGTATGGTCGCCATTGAGGATTTACGTTTGGTAGAAAGAAGCGTATGGGAAACTCAAACTCTCCACAGTATCGCCCATCCTTTGACAGAAATTCCCTCTGTTACAGAATCGACTGCTATCGCTGAAGTCATCAAAAAGTTGGAAAATGAGCAGTTACCCCGTATTACTGTACTCACCCCTGCTGGTGCTGTTGCTGGAATAATTGACCGGGGTGATATTGTGAAGGCACTGGCACAAAAGTTAGACTTGCAAGTCACAGACGCAGAAATTAAACGCATCAAGGAAGAGGGAAATTATCCGCCAGGGTTACAGTTGGGGGTAATTGCCAAATCAATTGATTAG
- a CDS encoding GDSL-type esterase/lipase family protein, which translates to MQTFPTHFSMQLSIAPTQCQPLKIIALGDSLVYGFGDPEKGGWVEQLRRWWMLPGSSGHVLYNLGVRGDRTQQVAQRLEVEFRHRGELRNRVPDLIILSVGVNDSARLARPNGRNHTDFAVFESEIAALLDQAQQLCPILFVGMVPVDEAKMPFVNCFYFNHADQYRYKEATRIACNQRQIPYLDIFDQWMARGDTWRNKRLTQDGLHPNTLGYQSLLEDVIHWEPLVAYHTQPNYQLV; encoded by the coding sequence ATGCAAACATTTCCCACCCATTTCTCAATGCAGCTGTCTATAGCACCAACCCAATGTCAGCCTTTGAAGATTATCGCACTGGGGGATAGTTTAGTATATGGCTTTGGCGACCCAGAAAAAGGCGGCTGGGTCGAGCAATTGCGGCGCTGGTGGATGTTGCCCGGTAGCTCTGGTCATGTCCTGTATAATTTGGGAGTAAGAGGCGATCGCACCCAGCAAGTAGCCCAAAGGTTAGAAGTAGAATTTCGTCATCGTGGCGAATTGCGAAATCGTGTTCCTGACTTAATTATTCTTTCTGTTGGTGTGAATGATTCGGCGCGGTTAGCTCGTCCCAATGGACGTAATCATACAGATTTTGCCGTGTTTGAATCAGAAATCGCAGCTTTGCTAGACCAAGCCCAACAACTCTGCCCTATATTATTCGTGGGTATGGTTCCAGTAGATGAAGCCAAAATGCCTTTCGTCAACTGCTTCTATTTTAATCATGCCGACCAATACCGCTACAAAGAAGCAACCCGCATCGCTTGCAATCAAAGGCAAATTCCCTACTTAGATATTTTCGATCAATGGATGGCGAGGGGCGATACTTGGCGAAACAAGCGTTTAACTCAAGATGGTCTACATCCTAATACTTTAGGTTATCAGTCCCTATTAGAAGATGTGATTCATTGGGAACCGTTAGTAGCCTATCATACCCAACCTAATTATCAACTGGTCTGA
- a CDS encoding alpha/beta fold hydrolase: MDTLLRNARRKLSQGLLFWREAGEGIPIVLLHGNWYESSQWVEVMESLAPNFHCFAPDLLGFGESERPNIHYSIDLEVECLAEFCQALKLGKVYLLGDSLGAWVGASYALKYPEQVRGLILLAPEGVNIEGQEQNCQKMRQLIQRQPLFFKILRSLRFLTKLFGLDKKIEQDWQTRQMLLQNPTASQLLFQRQQPEIEAELLNDSLGKLEIPVLVLQGGKDTPDALARSQAYSKLIPQAELKIIAHAENNIPQACVGLVAGDVRDFITKTF; the protein is encoded by the coding sequence ATGGATACGCTCTTACGTAACGCCCGGAGAAAACTGTCTCAAGGGCTATTATTCTGGCGTGAAGCTGGTGAAGGAATACCGATAGTTTTGTTACATGGTAATTGGTATGAAAGTAGCCAATGGGTAGAAGTGATGGAATCACTTGCTCCAAATTTTCACTGCTTTGCACCCGATTTATTAGGTTTTGGAGAATCAGAAAGACCTAATATTCATTATTCAATAGATTTAGAAGTAGAATGTTTAGCCGAATTTTGCCAAGCTTTAAAGTTAGGTAAAGTTTATCTATTAGGAGACTCGCTTGGGGCTTGGGTTGGTGCTAGTTATGCTTTAAAGTATCCAGAACAAGTTCGTGGATTGATTTTGTTAGCACCAGAAGGTGTCAATATAGAGGGGCAAGAACAAAATTGCCAGAAGATGCGGCAATTAATTCAGCGTCAACCTCTATTTTTTAAAATACTGCGATCGCTGCGTTTTTTAACTAAACTATTCGGGCTAGATAAAAAAATAGAACAAGACTGGCAAACACGCCAAATGTTGCTACAAAATCCTACTGCTTCGCAACTACTCTTTCAACGGCAACAACCAGAAATCGAGGCAGAATTATTAAATGATAGTTTGGGCAAACTAGAGATTCCTGTTTTGGTTTTGCAAGGTGGCAAAGATACCCCCGATGCCTTAGCTAGAAGCCAAGCTTACAGTAAACTTATTCCTCAAGCCGAGTTGAAAATCATTGCCCACGCCGAGAATAATATACCACAAGCTTGTGTTGGACTTGTAGCTGGAGATGTTCGAGATTTTATCACCAAAACCTTTTAG
- a CDS encoding diflavin flavoprotein — protein MVALTDKTEKRLTIQTAEIAQDTTAIRSLDWDRDRFDIEFGLQNGTTYNSFLIRGEQIALVDTSHEKFRKLYFDILTGLINPTDIDYLIVSHTEPDHSGLVKDLLQMAPEITVVASKVAIQFLEDLVHQPFKRKIVKNGDRLDLGNGHEIEFVIAPNLHWPDTIFSFDHKTQTLYTCDAFGMHYCSDSTFDEDLKTIEADFHYYYECLMGPNARSVLSALKRMGELPSVKMIATGHGPLLYHNVEELTGRYRNWSQNQTKAETSIGVFYVSEYGYSDRLAQAIVNGISKTGVGVEVVDLGSGVDLQELRELVARCSGLVIGVPPASGAANIQAALSTILGSANEKQGIGIFETGGGDDEPIDPLLSKFRNLGLTNVFPEIRIKQTPTENIYKLCEEAGTDLGQWVTRDRSIKAMKSLGADLDKALGRLSGGLYIITAKKGEVASAMLASWVAQASFKPLGFSIAVAKDRAIESLMQVGDRFVLNVLEEGNYQKLMRHFLKRFAPGADRFEGVKTQSAENGAPILGDALAYIECEVVSRMDCGDHWAVYSTVYAGRVSKPEALTAVHHRKVGNHY, from the coding sequence ATGGTAGCACTCACTGATAAAACTGAAAAACGGCTCACCATACAGACTGCGGAAATTGCTCAAGATACTACAGCAATTCGCTCTCTAGACTGGGATCGCGATCGCTTCGATATCGAGTTTGGTCTGCAAAACGGCACTACCTATAACTCTTTTCTCATACGCGGTGAGCAGATCGCCTTGGTTGATACATCTCATGAAAAGTTTCGTAAACTTTATTTTGATATCCTGACAGGGTTAATCAATCCCACAGATATAGATTATTTGATTGTTAGCCACACCGAGCCAGACCACAGTGGCTTAGTTAAAGATTTGTTACAGATGGCTCCAGAAATCACAGTAGTAGCCTCAAAAGTAGCAATTCAGTTTCTGGAAGATTTAGTACACCAGCCCTTCAAACGGAAGATTGTTAAAAATGGCGATCGCCTAGATTTAGGCAATGGTCACGAAATAGAATTTGTCATCGCCCCCAACCTACACTGGCCAGACACCATCTTTAGTTTTGACCACAAAACCCAAACCCTCTACACCTGCGATGCTTTCGGAATGCACTACTGTTCTGATAGCACCTTCGATGAAGACTTAAAAACCATCGAAGCTGACTTCCACTATTACTACGAGTGCTTGATGGGGCCGAATGCACGGTCAGTTTTATCTGCCCTCAAGCGGATGGGAGAACTACCAAGCGTGAAAATGATTGCTACTGGTCACGGGCCGCTACTTTACCATAATGTCGAGGAGTTAACCGGACGTTACCGTAATTGGAGTCAAAACCAAACCAAGGCAGAAACCAGCATCGGTGTATTTTACGTATCTGAATACGGATATAGCGATCGTCTAGCCCAAGCAATTGTGAATGGTATCAGTAAAACTGGTGTCGGTGTAGAGGTAGTAGACCTGGGTTCAGGCGTAGATTTACAGGAATTACGTGAACTAGTGGCACGTTGTTCTGGACTAGTAATAGGTGTTCCTCCAGCCTCTGGTGCTGCTAATATTCAAGCTGCCCTCAGCACCATTTTAGGGTCTGCCAACGAAAAACAAGGTATAGGTATATTTGAAACCGGCGGCGGCGATGATGAACCAATAGACCCATTATTAAGCAAATTCCGCAACTTGGGTTTGACAAACGTTTTTCCAGAGATTCGCATCAAACAAACACCTACGGAAAACATCTACAAACTCTGTGAAGAAGCCGGTACAGACTTAGGGCAATGGGTAACACGCGATCGCAGCATCAAAGCCATGAAATCTTTAGGTGCTGACTTAGACAAAGCACTAGGAAGACTTAGCGGTGGCTTATATATCATCACAGCCAAAAAAGGCGAAGTAGCCAGCGCCATGTTAGCCTCCTGGGTAGCCCAAGCCAGCTTCAAACCCTTAGGATTCTCCATTGCCGTAGCTAAAGATAGAGCAATTGAATCATTAATGCAAGTAGGCGATCGCTTCGTCCTCAACGTATTAGAAGAAGGCAATTACCAAAAACTCATGCGCCACTTCCTCAAACGATTTGCCCCTGGTGCAGACCGTTTTGAAGGAGTCAAAACCCAAAGTGCCGAAAACGGCGCACCCATCCTGGGTGATGCCCTAGCGTATATAGAATGCGAAGTAGTCAGCCGGATGGACTGCGGCGACCACTGGGCAGTATACAGCACCGTCTACGCCGGACGAGTTTCCAAACCCGAAGCACTAACAGCCGTTCACCACCGGAAAGTCGGAAATCATTATTAG
- the nrtS gene encoding nitrate/nitrite transporter NrtS: protein MVEKVDFLKGYFASLTEPKFVPTAIKVALVVGSILFTINHAHALLKGNMSRDRWISAGLTYLVPYFVNIHGQYISLYRNKSL, encoded by the coding sequence ATGGTAGAAAAGGTAGATTTTTTAAAAGGATATTTTGCAAGTCTAACTGAGCCGAAATTTGTACCAACTGCTATAAAAGTCGCACTTGTTGTAGGCTCTATCTTATTTACAATCAATCATGCTCATGCTTTATTAAAAGGGAATATGAGCCGCGATCGCTGGATTTCTGCTGGGCTAACTTATCTAGTTCCTTATTTCGTTAATATTCATGGTCAATACATTAGTCTTTATCGCAATAAATCTCTTTAA
- a CDS encoding NUDIX domain-containing protein codes for MNVIAFLKSPFQTTRSLWRIGQTVLGIIFRHPITGTSIIPLLSDGKIVLIRRRDDGLWALPGGMVDWGEDIPTTVRRELLEETGLELIKIRRLVGVYSAPDRDPRIHSICVVVEAEVQGTMEIHDTSEVLEIKAFYPSSIPQEPMSHDHYRQLQDYLSGLTTLA; via the coding sequence TTGAACGTTATTGCTTTTTTAAAATCACCGTTCCAAACCACACGTAGTCTGTGGCGCATTGGTCAAACAGTATTAGGTATTATATTTCGCCACCCAATCACGGGAACTAGTATCATCCCGCTCCTATCGGATGGCAAAATTGTACTCATTCGTCGCCGTGATGATGGTCTTTGGGCATTGCCTGGAGGTATGGTGGACTGGGGAGAAGACATTCCCACCACAGTCCGCCGTGAGTTGTTGGAAGAAACTGGACTAGAATTAATCAAAATTAGACGGCTGGTAGGTGTTTACTCTGCACCAGACCGCGACCCAAGAATACATTCTATTTGTGTTGTGGTGGAGGCTGAAGTACAAGGAACAATGGAAATTCACGATACCTCAGAAGTTCTAGAAATTAAGGCTTTTTATCCTAGTTCCATACCTCAAGAGCCAATGTCCCACGATCACTATCGACAGCTACAAGATTACTTAAGTGGATTAACTACTTTAGCTTAA
- a CDS encoding pantothenate kinase: MKSQQYSEHLESTWLALEIGNSRLHWALFNGESIECTWDTEYLPESVIQQLGTRGVGGAGSGEWGVRGDEEVGGDGGEFLSILSTLTHLPPTLQVGLRLHRRSLLQTKQAKDSSPSYSPTSPTPSSPSSPPTPLPLLLASVVPQQTALWQNYPNVRVITLDQIPLNNIYPTLGIDRALALWGAGVSWGFPILVIDAGTALTFTAADGEKNLLGGAILPGMGLQLASLGQKTGQLPRLEVGEIKSLPPRFALNTPEAMQSGVIYTLLAGIKDFVEEWWSLFPHGKVTIKGGDRNLLLNYLQKLYPAIASRLIIEPNLIFWGMQKIGVDVT; this comes from the coding sequence GTGAAATCACAGCAGTATTCAGAACACCTAGAAAGTACATGGTTAGCCCTAGAAATCGGTAATTCCCGGCTACATTGGGCGTTATTTAATGGCGAATCCATAGAATGTACGTGGGATACAGAATATCTCCCTGAGTCAGTTATACAGCAGTTGGGGACAAGGGGAGTAGGGGGGGCGGGGAGTGGGGAGTGGGGAGTAAGGGGAGATGAGGAAGTGGGGGGAGATGGGGGAGAATTTTTATCTATTTTGTCTACCTTGACTCATTTACCTCCTACCCTCCAGGTAGGCTTACGCCTCCATAGGCGCAGCCTCTTGCAGACAAAGCAAGCTAAAGACTCATCCCCCTCATATTCCCCCACTTCCCCTACTCCCTCATCTCCCTCATCTCCCCCCACTCCCCTACCTCTCCTCCTCGCCTCTGTTGTTCCTCAGCAGACTGCACTGTGGCAAAATTACCCCAACGTTCGTGTGATTACTTTAGACCAGATACCGCTTAACAATATATATCCAACGTTAGGAATTGATAGGGCTTTGGCTTTGTGGGGTGCAGGGGTAAGTTGGGGTTTCCCAATATTGGTAATTGATGCGGGGACTGCACTGACTTTTACTGCTGCGGATGGGGAGAAAAATTTGCTGGGTGGGGCTATTTTGCCGGGGATGGGTTTACAGTTGGCGAGTTTGGGTCAGAAAACTGGACAATTACCACGTTTAGAAGTTGGGGAAATTAAATCTTTACCTCCACGTTTTGCACTGAATACACCAGAGGCTATGCAAAGTGGAGTGATTTACACTTTATTAGCGGGAATTAAGGATTTTGTAGAAGAGTGGTGGAGTCTATTTCCTCATGGAAAGGTGACGATAAAAGGAGGCGATCGCAATTTACTATTAAATTATCTGCAAAAATTATATCCAGCGATCGCATCACGTTTAATCATCGAACCAAATCTAATCTTTTGGGGAATGCAAAAAATAGGAGTAGATGTCACTTAA
- a CDS encoding diflavin flavoprotein: MPTNKPRDVQVLPIGTDTTVLRSRSWTRLRFEIEYALAKGTTANSYLIQGDKLALIDPPGETFTQIYLDALRKRLDITTIDYVILGHVNPNRAATLKALLEIAPQITFVCSNPGAINLRGALENPDLPILIMRGDETLDLGKGHDLQFIPTPNPRYADELCTYDPQTEILYTDKLFGAHICGDQVFDEGWETINEDRRYYYDCLMAPHARQVETALEKLADYPARLYATGHGPLVRYALIDLTRAYREWSQQQTSADLTIALIYASAYGNTATLAQAIARGITKAGVAVESINCEFADPEEIRTAVEKSAGFVIGSPTLGGHAPTPVQTALGIVLSTATNNKLAGVFGSFGWSGEAVDLIEGKLKDAGYRFGFEPIRVKFKPNEVTLQLCEEAGTDFAQALKKAKKVRSQSLPATNVEQAVGRIVGSLCVVTAKQGEVSSAMLASWVAQASFNPPGLTIAVAKDRAVETLTHTGNRFVLNILKEGNHLGLMKHFLKPFGPAQDRFADVATQEAENGSPVLQDALAYLECSVKNRMESGDHWLVYATVENGKVLNQDGVTAVHHRKSGNHY; this comes from the coding sequence ATGCCAACAAATAAACCACGCGACGTTCAAGTATTACCTATTGGTACAGATACGACCGTACTGCGATCGCGCAGTTGGACAAGATTGAGATTTGAAATTGAGTATGCCTTAGCCAAGGGAACAACTGCTAACTCATATCTCATCCAAGGTGATAAGCTAGCTCTGATTGACCCGCCTGGGGAAACTTTCACACAAATTTATTTGGATGCGTTGCGCAAAAGACTAGATATTACAACTATCGATTATGTAATTCTCGGTCACGTTAACCCCAACCGGGCAGCCACCTTAAAAGCTTTGCTAGAAATAGCGCCACAAATTACTTTTGTCTGTTCTAATCCAGGGGCAATTAATTTACGCGGGGCGCTAGAAAATCCAGATTTACCAATTCTGATTATGCGGGGTGATGAAACCCTTGATTTAGGTAAAGGGCATGATTTACAATTCATACCTACACCCAACCCCCGCTATGCTGACGAGTTGTGTACCTACGATCCCCAAACCGAAATTCTCTACACAGATAAGCTATTCGGTGCGCATATTTGCGGCGACCAAGTATTTGATGAAGGTTGGGAGACAATCAACGAAGACCGCCGTTACTATTATGATTGCTTGATGGCTCCCCATGCCCGACAAGTGGAAACAGCCTTAGAGAAACTCGCAGATTATCCCGCGCGACTTTATGCCACCGGACACGGCCCCTTAGTCCGTTACGCTTTAATTGACCTCACACGCGCCTATCGGGAATGGAGTCAACAACAAACATCTGCTGACTTGACAATAGCTTTAATTTATGCTTCGGCTTATGGAAATACAGCCACTTTAGCCCAGGCGATCGCTCGTGGCATTACCAAGGCTGGTGTGGCGGTAGAATCAATTAACTGTGAATTTGCTGACCCTGAAGAAATTCGTACCGCCGTGGAGAAATCGGCAGGCTTTGTCATTGGTTCGCCTACCTTGGGTGGTCATGCACCCACACCAGTACAAACAGCTTTAGGCATAGTTTTATCAACCGCCACCAATAATAAACTAGCTGGTGTATTTGGCTCCTTTGGTTGGAGTGGTGAAGCCGTTGATTTAATTGAAGGTAAGCTCAAAGACGCAGGTTATCGGTTTGGCTTTGAACCCATTCGTGTGAAATTCAAACCCAACGAAGTCACCTTGCAACTGTGCGAAGAAGCCGGAACCGACTTTGCCCAAGCATTGAAGAAAGCCAAGAAAGTGCGATCGCAAAGTCTACCCGCCACAAATGTAGAACAAGCAGTAGGGCGAATAGTTGGTTCACTGTGCGTAGTCACCGCCAAACAAGGGGAAGTATCCAGTGCCATGTTAGCCTCTTGGGTTGCTCAAGCTAGCTTTAACCCCCCTGGCTTGACGATCGCCGTTGCTAAAGACCGCGCAGTAGAAACCCTCACACATACGGGTAATAGATTTGTTCTGAATATTCTTAAAGAAGGGAATCACTTAGGGTTGATGAAACACTTCCTCAAACCCTTCGGCCCAGCACAAGACAGATTTGCTGATGTAGCGACCCAAGAAGCTGAAAATGGCAGTCCTGTACTTCAAGATGCCCTTGCATATTTGGAGTGTTCAGTCAAAAATCGGATGGAATCAGGCGACCACTGGTTAGTTTACGCCACTGTGGAGAATGGGAAAGTCTTAAATCAAGACGGCGTAACAGCAGTGCATCATCGCAAATCAGGCAATCATTATTAA